The following proteins are co-located in the Dyadobacter chenwenxiniae genome:
- a CDS encoding efflux RND transporter permease subunit — MNISELSLKRPVLAVVMNLLIILFGVVGYNFLSLRDYPAIDPPVVNVRTSYTGANADIIESQITEPLEKSINGIPGIKSISSSSQIGASNITVEFNLEADLEGAANDVRDKVSQAQRNLPQDVDAPPVVSKADANSDFILLLAVQSPSKGLLELSEYAENVLQQSLQTIDGVSAINIFGQKRYAMRIWLDPDKMSAYGISFNDISTTLSSENVELPAGKIYGDNTELTIRTMGRLTSEKEFSDLVIRNDTAGIVRLANVAKVELGPENEEQSWKYNGMYAVGLAVIPQPGANYVEISDEFNKRLAEIQKSNKSDITFNVLLDNTRLVRQSILEVEETLLIAFSLVVIVILFFFRSFVVAIRPLIDIPISLVATFFIMYLFGFSINILTLLGIVLATGLVVDDGIVVTENIFRKLESGLPIRQAALEGSREIFFAVISTSLTLAVVFLPVIFLEGFVGSLFREFGIVVASAVLISAFVSLTITPVLNVFLNRKGAGHGWFYNKTEPFFTGMEDGYNRSLRGFMKARWIAWVLVAACGVLIYFTYTNLQSELAPMEDRNSIRFNLSAPEGTSFDQMQQVSDQLSNFLNDSIPEKAFTFSATPGFGGGGVNSGTARIGLVPAGERKKSQNDLAQEINKKLSRFNDARIFATQEQTIAVGQGSRGGLPVQFVLQNLDFNKIFEVLPKFLEEARQDPTFQNVDVNLKFNKPEIRLTIDRLKARDLGLSTTDVAAAIQSAFSGRRLAYFIMNGQQYQVIGQVERTERNKPADISKLYVRNNRGENIPLTSVVQMKEESGPPTIYHYNRYKSATVSASLVEGKTIGDGVAAMRRIAAKLLDESFQTSLTGSSRDFEESSSNTSFAFGLALLLVYLVLAGQFESFTDPFIIMITVPLALAGALLSLYLFELTINIFSQIGMIMLIGLVTKNGILIVEFANQKREQGMGRTAAAVESATQRLRPILMTSLATAFGALPIALSLGAAATSRVPLGVVIVGGLMFSLILTLFVIPAVYTFISPKNHKMTEEQKMAEELTAQHQ; from the coding sequence ATGAACATTTCTGAATTATCCCTGAAACGGCCCGTTTTAGCCGTAGTCATGAACCTGCTCATCATCCTGTTTGGTGTGGTGGGTTATAATTTCCTCTCACTCCGTGACTATCCCGCCATTGACCCGCCGGTTGTCAACGTCCGCACGAGCTACACCGGCGCAAATGCCGATATCATTGAAAGCCAGATTACCGAACCGCTTGAAAAAAGCATCAATGGTATTCCGGGGATTAAAAGTATCAGCTCTTCGAGTCAGATCGGTGCGAGTAATATTACCGTCGAATTTAATCTGGAAGCGGATCTTGAAGGCGCGGCTAACGATGTTCGTGATAAAGTAAGCCAGGCACAGCGTAATCTTCCCCAGGATGTGGATGCGCCGCCTGTGGTAAGCAAAGCCGATGCAAATAGTGATTTTATCCTGCTCCTGGCCGTTCAAAGCCCATCCAAAGGTCTACTGGAATTGAGTGAATATGCAGAGAATGTGTTGCAGCAAAGTCTCCAAACCATTGATGGCGTAAGTGCCATTAATATTTTCGGGCAAAAGCGCTACGCCATGCGCATTTGGCTCGATCCTGATAAAATGAGCGCTTATGGCATTTCTTTTAATGATATTTCAACAACATTAAGTTCTGAAAACGTTGAATTGCCTGCCGGAAAAATCTACGGCGATAACACGGAGCTCACCATCAGGACAATGGGCAGGCTTACCAGTGAGAAAGAATTCAGTGATCTGGTAATCAGGAACGACACTGCGGGGATCGTACGCCTTGCCAATGTTGCGAAAGTTGAGCTAGGTCCTGAAAATGAGGAGCAAAGCTGGAAATACAATGGCATGTATGCCGTTGGACTTGCGGTAATTCCCCAACCCGGCGCCAATTATGTGGAGATTTCGGATGAGTTTAACAAAAGGCTCGCGGAGATCCAAAAATCAAACAAATCGGACATTACATTCAATGTACTGCTGGACAACACGCGATTGGTTCGCCAATCTATCCTTGAAGTTGAAGAAACACTTTTAATTGCGTTTTCGCTGGTTGTGATCGTGATCCTGTTCTTTTTCAGGAGCTTCGTCGTTGCCATCCGGCCGCTGATCGACATTCCGATTTCGCTCGTGGCGACATTCTTTATCATGTATTTGTTCGGGTTTTCAATTAATATCTTAACCCTTCTTGGCATTGTGCTGGCAACCGGACTTGTAGTCGACGATGGCATCGTTGTCACGGAAAACATATTCCGAAAGCTTGAAAGTGGTCTTCCGATACGGCAGGCTGCATTGGAAGGAAGCCGTGAGATCTTTTTTGCAGTAATTTCTACTTCACTTACCCTTGCGGTCGTGTTCCTTCCGGTCATTTTCCTCGAAGGCTTTGTGGGAAGCCTATTCAGGGAATTTGGTATCGTTGTTGCCTCGGCGGTTTTGATTTCAGCATTTGTTTCGCTTACGATCACACCGGTGCTAAACGTGTTTTTGAATCGTAAGGGAGCAGGCCACGGATGGTTTTATAACAAAACGGAGCCATTCTTTACAGGCATGGAAGACGGTTATAACCGCTCGTTGCGTGGTTTTATGAAAGCACGCTGGATTGCCTGGGTGCTGGTTGCAGCTTGTGGTGTCCTTATTTATTTCACTTACACCAATTTACAAAGCGAGCTTGCACCCATGGAGGACAGGAACAGCATTCGTTTCAACCTATCTGCACCAGAGGGCACAAGTTTCGATCAGATGCAGCAGGTTTCCGATCAGCTTTCCAATTTCCTAAACGACTCCATCCCGGAAAAAGCATTTACATTTTCTGCTACGCCCGGCTTTGGCGGTGGCGGTGTAAACAGCGGCACGGCGCGCATTGGTCTGGTGCCCGCTGGTGAGCGCAAAAAAAGCCAGAATGACCTGGCCCAGGAGATCAATAAGAAATTGTCTCGATTTAATGATGCCCGGATTTTCGCAACACAAGAACAAACCATCGCCGTTGGCCAGGGTTCAAGAGGCGGGTTACCAGTTCAGTTTGTTCTTCAAAACCTCGATTTTAACAAGATTTTTGAAGTTTTACCAAAATTCCTCGAAGAAGCCCGCCAAGACCCGACATTCCAGAATGTGGATGTTAACCTGAAATTCAACAAACCTGAAATCCGGCTCACCATTGACCGGTTGAAGGCCAGAGATCTTGGTTTATCAACGACTGATGTGGCTGCCGCGATCCAATCCGCATTCAGTGGACGCCGGCTTGCCTATTTTATCATGAACGGTCAGCAGTATCAGGTGATCGGACAAGTGGAGCGCACGGAACGGAATAAGCCTGCGGATATTTCCAAATTGTATGTCCGTAACAACCGTGGAGAAAATATTCCATTGACGTCCGTTGTGCAGATGAAAGAAGAAAGCGGGCCGCCGACGATTTATCACTACAACCGTTATAAGAGTGCAACCGTATCTGCATCATTAGTAGAGGGAAAAACGATTGGGGATGGCGTTGCTGCTATGCGAAGGATTGCGGCGAAGTTGCTGGACGAATCATTCCAGACGTCCCTGACCGGTTCGTCGCGTGACTTCGAAGAAAGCTCTTCCAACACCAGCTTTGCCTTCGGATTGGCATTACTCCTCGTATATCTGGTTCTTGCAGGACAATTTGAAAGCTTTACCGATCCTTTTATAATCATGATCACCGTGCCCCTTGCATTGGCTGGTGCATTGTTAAGCCTCTATCTTTTTGAATTGACGATCAATATTTTCTCCCAGATCGGTATGATTATGCTTATCGGGCTTGTGACCAAGAACGGGATTTTGATCGTGGAGTTTGCAAACCAGAAACGGGAACAGGGCATGGGACGAACAGCCGCCGCGGTGGAATCTGCAACGCAACGGTTAAGGCCCATTCTTATGACCAGCCTTGCAACTGCATTTGGTGCATTGCCTATCGCGCTTAGCCTTGGTGCAGCCGCTACAAGCCGGGTTCCATTAGGTGTTGTTATTGTAGGGGGATTGATGTTCTCGCTAATCCTGACATTGTTCGTGATCCCGGCAGTCTACACATTCATTTCACCAAAAAATCATAAAATGACCGAGGAACAGAAAATGGCAGAAGAACTTACTGCTCAACACCAATAG
- a CDS encoding chorismate-binding protein — protein MLSVQTDTRLSLFEGLQVAELWTASRQLGFPSALWRLPNKNEIQLLISVQEGIRKCQPELEKLSPGFVMSNFHWEKDEEVLFLEGDIILTFSGESILNDIQNNAGEEHPEVIKLVALANEISKDNQQESDDEAIAIPELPDLDARARFQRTVELAVSAIRQNQFKKVVLSRTKDLSYCEKFQPAKAFCKLAKVYPHAFVSLVNLPDRNELWLGASPEALVRQDSAGTFRTMSLAGTQNARSEAGELIPKFDIRWGEKEIEEQALVSRYIVECFKRIRLREYTETGPKTVLAGNLYHLRTDFEVDTTALNFPELASVMLKLLHPTSAVCGVPKLPSLKFLTDIEGYDRSFYSGFLGPAQVGGDTNLFVNLRTVRFKEGKATFFAGAGITEDSIPEREWEETEMKCDTLLRVIAQEL, from the coding sequence ATGCTTTCAGTACAAACCGACACCCGGCTTTCTCTATTTGAAGGATTACAGGTTGCCGAACTCTGGACGGCATCCCGACAACTGGGATTCCCGTCTGCATTATGGAGGTTGCCGAATAAAAATGAGATTCAACTGCTGATATCCGTTCAGGAAGGAATCCGAAAATGCCAGCCGGAGCTTGAAAAACTATCTCCGGGATTTGTAATGAGCAACTTTCACTGGGAGAAGGATGAAGAGGTGCTTTTTCTGGAAGGTGATATTATATTAACCTTTTCCGGGGAGAGTATTTTAAATGACATTCAAAACAATGCAGGTGAAGAGCACCCCGAGGTCATAAAGCTTGTTGCACTGGCTAACGAAATCTCAAAAGACAATCAACAAGAATCTGATGATGAAGCAATTGCGATCCCCGAACTGCCGGATTTGGATGCTCGCGCCCGTTTTCAGCGAACCGTTGAACTTGCTGTTTCGGCAATCCGTCAGAACCAGTTCAAAAAAGTGGTTTTGTCCAGAACCAAGGACTTATCCTACTGCGAAAAGTTCCAACCTGCCAAAGCATTCTGCAAGCTTGCCAAAGTGTATCCGCATGCTTTTGTCTCATTGGTCAACCTGCCCGATCGCAACGAGTTATGGCTTGGTGCAAGTCCGGAAGCATTGGTTCGCCAGGATTCCGCCGGCACGTTCAGGACCATGTCGCTCGCAGGAACGCAAAATGCGCGTAGTGAAGCGGGCGAGCTGATTCCAAAATTTGACATCCGCTGGGGGGAAAAAGAAATTGAGGAGCAGGCATTGGTAAGTCGTTACATTGTTGAATGTTTCAAGAGGATCCGTCTGCGGGAATACACCGAGACCGGCCCAAAAACAGTTCTCGCCGGTAATTTATATCATTTAAGGACTGATTTTGAAGTCGATACCACTGCGCTCAACTTCCCTGAGCTGGCATCAGTCATGTTGAAATTACTGCACCCCACATCTGCGGTTTGTGGCGTACCAAAACTCCCGAGCTTAAAATTTTTAACAGATATTGAAGGTTATGACCGCTCCTTTTACAGCGGATTTTTAGGACCTGCGCAGGTTGGTGGCGACACAAATCTCTTCGTAAACCTCCGGACTGTGCGGTTCAAAGAAGGGAAAGCAACATTTTTTGCAGGTGCTGGAATCACCGAAGATTCCATTCCAGAGCGTGAATGGGAGGAAACGGAGATGAAATGTGACACATTACTGAGGGTGATTGCGCAAGAATTATAA
- a CDS encoding efflux RND transporter periplasmic adaptor subunit: MNSNTKSVFSNIPNLNKTLFFVIISGTLLSSISCKEKKDTFQQKGGGGPTIVDVIVVKSEQVSDKVEVNGTIVANEFAELRPEVSGLLTYLNVPEGQSVSKGTVIAKINNADLQAQLNRTKVQLELAETTEKRLKQLVAVNGINQADYDLAVNQVNTLKADMAYTQALIDKTIVRAPFSGVIGLRKVSEGSFVTPTSIIATMQQLSNLRIDFTIPETYQKYVQKGRNVEVLLDQNSRKRETARIIALEPQVNQSTRNITVRAVLNSGSTSPGSFAKVYLNASTNKNSILIPTNCIIPEAMGKKAVTVKGGKAVFVDIQTGDRREDVVEVTSGLNIGDTVVVSGVLFARPDAPVKVRSVKSLNVAK, translated from the coding sequence ATGAATTCAAACACAAAGTCTGTATTTTCGAACATACCGAATCTGAATAAAACCCTCTTCTTTGTAATTATTTCGGGTACGCTCCTCTCATCCATTTCCTGTAAAGAAAAAAAAGACACCTTTCAACAAAAAGGCGGTGGTGGCCCTACGATCGTGGACGTCATCGTTGTTAAATCTGAACAAGTTAGTGATAAAGTCGAGGTCAACGGAACGATTGTTGCTAACGAGTTTGCCGAGCTCCGGCCGGAGGTTAGCGGCCTGCTTACTTATTTAAATGTGCCTGAGGGACAGTCGGTTTCAAAAGGAACTGTGATAGCAAAGATCAACAATGCAGATTTACAGGCCCAGTTGAACAGAACAAAAGTGCAGCTTGAACTGGCCGAAACGACTGAAAAGCGGCTGAAACAACTTGTAGCAGTAAACGGAATTAATCAGGCGGATTACGATCTGGCTGTAAATCAGGTGAATACATTGAAAGCGGATATGGCTTACACGCAAGCTTTAATTGATAAAACCATCGTTCGTGCGCCTTTCTCAGGGGTTATCGGTTTGAGAAAAGTAAGTGAGGGTTCATTTGTTACGCCAACAAGTATCATCGCTACCATGCAGCAACTGTCTAACCTGAGAATTGATTTCACGATTCCTGAAACATATCAGAAATATGTGCAGAAAGGCCGGAATGTTGAAGTGCTTCTGGACCAGAATTCCCGAAAAAGGGAAACTGCCCGTATTATTGCACTGGAGCCTCAGGTTAACCAATCGACAAGGAACATCACAGTAAGAGCTGTCCTGAATTCAGGGTCAACCAGTCCGGGTTCTTTTGCCAAGGTATATTTGAATGCAAGTACAAACAAAAATAGCATCCTGATCCCTACCAACTGCATTATTCCGGAAGCTATGGGCAAGAAGGCAGTTACTGTCAAAGGTGGTAAGGCTGTATTTGTGGATATCCAAACCGGCGACAGACGGGAAGATGTAGTCGAAGTCACGAGCGGCCTGAATATTGGGGATACGGTGGTTGTTTCGGGCGTGTTATTTGCTCGTCCTGATGCTCCTGTGAAAGTGAGAAGCGTAAAAAGCTTGAATGTTGCGAAGTAA
- a CDS encoding TonB-dependent receptor domain-containing protein: MRDFRLCFLLLLLINFQSNAQEEPAETFMVKGKLEDGDKNPVLFANVALYSVKDSTLTGGIASDDKGIFEFPAAPGNYFLKITYLTLDEKIVPNVNVAGQHVDLGIISLKSNSKVLEEVLVRGEKSQMELQLDKRVFNVGKDLSNIGSNASDILNNMPSVTVDVEGNVALRGSQNVRILIDGKQSGMIGLNPAEALRQIPGDLIESIEIITNPSSRYDAEGEVGILNIVMKKNIRYGLNGSFTATGGYPANFGGSFNLNYRRKKVNLIANYGLMYREGPGRGNSRQEYNSVDTSFVYEQRSARTRSGTSNNFMVGLDYFLNNFNTVTATVSYRKSKNNNKSQLDYMDYDFNNVLTRTVTRTERETEPRTNLEAALNYEKKFDKKGQSLTFNSKYIISDETESSRYREFSNLDPAGIMQRAFNTEDEKTFLAQLDYIQPIGKDGKIEAGLKTSIRLLDNDFSVHQQDEQMNWIILNQYDNRFAYDEKIHAGYVMASNQFGKVFVQAGLRGEYSDITTELKKTNERNHRGYFNLFPSVHMSYKLKDMQTVQLSYSYRLSRPDFRDLLPFSNFSDSRVFRAGNPLLNPEFTHSFETGHLLNMPKGSLLSSIYYRHRLGVVENITSVDSTGFTTVTPVNLSTGDSYGFEFNLTYDPAPWWKLTGNANIFRAINEGFYNDKVLKSDTYSWTSRLSSRVTLFKSVDFQSSFNYRAPRKTTQGRDLAMYFIDLGFSKDILKGKATVTASVRDLLNSQKRRSIVENAGYYSRSEFQWRARQFLVTFAYRLNRSKEKERMDNKGGDNEED; the protein is encoded by the coding sequence ATGAGAGATTTTCGTCTGTGCTTCCTGCTACTGCTTTTGATCAATTTTCAGAGTAATGCTCAGGAGGAGCCTGCGGAAACATTTATGGTCAAGGGGAAATTGGAGGATGGCGATAAGAATCCGGTTTTGTTTGCCAATGTTGCCCTTTATTCCGTCAAGGATTCTACTTTAACGGGCGGGATCGCATCTGATGACAAAGGCATTTTTGAATTCCCTGCTGCACCGGGAAATTATTTTCTCAAAATCACGTATCTCACTTTGGATGAGAAGATTGTCCCCAATGTGAATGTGGCAGGCCAGCATGTGGACCTCGGAATAATTTCACTCAAATCTAATTCGAAAGTCCTGGAAGAAGTGCTTGTCCGTGGCGAAAAAAGCCAGATGGAGTTGCAGCTCGATAAACGTGTTTTTAATGTCGGAAAAGACCTGAGTAACATCGGCAGCAATGCTTCCGATATTTTGAACAATATGCCTTCGGTAACCGTGGATGTGGAAGGAAATGTTGCATTAAGAGGCAGCCAGAATGTGCGAATCCTGATCGATGGGAAGCAATCGGGAATGATTGGCCTTAATCCGGCAGAAGCATTACGGCAGATTCCCGGCGATCTGATCGAAAGCATTGAAATTATCACAAATCCCTCGTCTCGTTATGACGCCGAAGGTGAAGTGGGAATTCTGAACATTGTGATGAAGAAAAATATCCGTTACGGACTCAACGGTTCGTTCACGGCAACCGGCGGTTATCCAGCCAATTTCGGCGGCTCATTTAATCTGAATTACCGCCGTAAAAAAGTGAATCTGATCGCCAATTACGGATTAATGTATCGCGAAGGGCCGGGAAGAGGTAATTCCCGCCAGGAATATAACAGCGTTGATACGAGCTTTGTATATGAGCAAAGATCGGCCCGAACGCGTTCGGGAACATCTAACAACTTCATGGTTGGGCTGGACTATTTTCTGAATAATTTCAACACCGTTACGGCGACGGTCTCCTATCGTAAGTCGAAGAATAATAACAAATCGCAGTTGGATTACATGGATTATGACTTCAATAATGTACTAACCCGAACGGTCACAAGAACGGAGAGAGAAACCGAGCCAAGAACCAACCTTGAAGCGGCATTGAATTACGAGAAGAAGTTTGACAAAAAAGGCCAGAGCCTGACATTCAATTCCAAATACATTATCAGCGACGAAACGGAATCTTCGCGCTATCGGGAGTTTTCAAATCTGGATCCGGCTGGCATTATGCAACGCGCATTTAACACGGAGGACGAAAAAACTTTTCTTGCGCAACTCGATTACATTCAGCCCATTGGAAAAGATGGAAAAATAGAAGCTGGACTGAAAACCTCAATCAGGTTACTGGACAACGATTTTTCGGTGCATCAGCAGGATGAGCAGATGAACTGGATTATTTTGAATCAATACGATAACCGGTTTGCTTATGATGAAAAGATACATGCAGGTTACGTAATGGCCAGCAACCAGTTTGGAAAAGTATTCGTGCAGGCCGGGCTGAGGGGCGAATATTCGGACATTACGACCGAGCTCAAAAAGACAAATGAGCGCAATCACCGGGGTTATTTCAATTTATTCCCAAGCGTGCACATGTCTTACAAGCTTAAAGACATGCAAACAGTGCAGCTGAGTTACAGTTACCGCCTCAGCCGCCCTGATTTCAGGGATCTTCTACCCTTTTCAAATTTCAGCGATTCCAGGGTTTTCAGGGCTGGTAATCCGCTCCTTAACCCCGAATTCACACATTCTTTTGAAACCGGTCACTTGCTGAATATGCCCAAAGGATCATTGCTATCCAGCATTTATTATCGCCACAGGCTCGGCGTTGTGGAGAACATTACTTCGGTGGATTCCACGGGTTTTACCACAGTCACGCCCGTTAACCTTTCAACCGGAGATTCTTATGGTTTTGAATTTAACCTTACCTACGACCCAGCGCCGTGGTGGAAACTGACTGGTAATGCCAACATATTCCGCGCGATCAATGAGGGCTTTTACAATGACAAGGTTTTGAAAAGTGACACCTATTCCTGGACAAGCCGCCTGTCCTCGCGGGTTACGTTGTTCAAAAGTGTTGATTTCCAATCATCATTCAATTATCGTGCGCCCAGAAAAACGACGCAGGGCCGGGACCTGGCCATGTATTTTATAGATCTGGGTTTTTCAAAAGACATCCTGAAAGGCAAGGCAACCGTCACAGCCAGTGTGCGTGACTTGCTCAATTCTCAAAAAAGACGCAGCATTGTGGAAAATGCAGGTTACTATTCACGCTCGGAATTCCAATGGCGGGCGAGACAATTCCTGGTCACATTCGCCTACCGCCTGAACCGCTCAAAGGAAAAGGAAAGAATGGATAACAAAGGCGGCGACAACGAGGAAGACTGA
- a CDS encoding histidine phosphatase family protein — MKRKSIYLIRHGETDFNRRGVVQGSGVDSLLNEWGEAQAAAFFNAYQHVPFDKVYTSDLKRTHQTVRGFIKQGVPHESYAGLNEISWGNREGREPNTGDNNYYRELVTAWKKGQVDLAAEEGESPLQVRERQIPVIETILSRPHERNILIAMHGRAMRVLLTTLFNQPLVHMDDYEHSNLCLYKVNYSYDTGMFELEVSNDITHLLSLEIPQTL, encoded by the coding sequence TTGAAAAGAAAGTCTATCTACCTCATCCGCCACGGTGAAACAGATTTTAATCGCAGGGGAGTTGTTCAGGGAAGTGGTGTTGATTCCTTGCTGAATGAATGGGGCGAAGCCCAGGCTGCCGCTTTTTTTAATGCCTATCAACATGTCCCTTTTGATAAAGTTTACACCTCTGACTTAAAGCGAACACATCAAACAGTTCGCGGGTTCATCAAGCAAGGCGTGCCTCATGAAAGTTATGCGGGACTTAACGAGATCTCCTGGGGAAACCGGGAAGGCCGTGAGCCAAACACAGGCGATAACAACTATTACCGCGAGCTGGTAACTGCGTGGAAAAAGGGCCAGGTGGATCTTGCAGCCGAGGAAGGCGAAAGCCCGTTGCAGGTTCGTGAGCGCCAGATCCCGGTGATAGAAACCATTCTCTCCCGTCCCCACGAAAGAAATATCCTGATCGCCATGCATGGCCGGGCCATGCGGGTGCTGCTTACCACACTTTTTAATCAACCATTGGTTCACATGGATGATTACGAGCACAGTAACCTGTGTTTGTACAAAGTCAATTATTCTTACGATACGGGCATGTTCGAGCTGGAAGTTTCCAATGACATTACCCACTTGTTATCCCTGGAAATACCTCAAACTTTGTAA
- a CDS encoding TolC family protein — translation MNPLLILKCKTNLLLMLLLVGSSAFSMQADSLTITLEDAIATALKNNYEIEIAKNNVEANTLLNNYGVAGGLPLVTAAATNTEQITQINQKLTDGTEISRNAAAGNNTQASLNVGILLYNGKRVVSTKKRLAELQNQSAELLNSQIQNTIALVMTSYYDVVRQLSYLNTVRTSIQASEKRLEILKVRKEAGMANNADLFQAQIDLNTLNQTFLDQQMVAQVAKTELLRILTLDPKAAVTIKDTIMVDNNVKLETILDRITVNADVKAADHQIRINELIVRETAALRYPTVRFNTAFNYSRNQNAAGFTLLNRAVGPNAGISLAVPIYNGSAFKRQHQVAEINTESAKLQRSSIVRDYNAGAVKMFQTYLSSLQQLETQKLNYSLSKQLLDLTLQRFELIQATIIDVREAQRSFEDAGYRMINLNYAAKAAEIELKRLSNTLQ, via the coding sequence ATGAACCCGCTCCTGATTTTGAAATGTAAAACGAATCTTTTATTAATGCTTTTGCTGGTCGGTAGCAGCGCGTTTTCCATGCAGGCGGACAGCCTGACGATCACATTGGAGGACGCAATAGCGACGGCTTTGAAAAACAACTACGAAATAGAAATAGCCAAAAATAATGTTGAAGCCAATACGCTGCTCAACAATTACGGCGTTGCCGGCGGTTTACCACTCGTGACAGCCGCCGCTACAAACACGGAGCAGATTACACAGATCAATCAAAAACTAACCGACGGAACGGAAATCAGCCGGAACGCGGCAGCGGGTAACAACACCCAGGCAAGTTTGAACGTCGGGATTCTGTTGTACAATGGTAAAAGAGTTGTTTCTACGAAAAAGCGATTAGCGGAACTTCAAAATCAAAGTGCCGAATTGCTCAACTCCCAGATCCAGAACACCATTGCGCTGGTTATGACGAGCTATTATGATGTGGTTCGCCAATTAAGCTATTTAAATACGGTAAGGACCTCGATACAAGCTTCCGAAAAACGGCTGGAAATCTTGAAAGTGCGCAAAGAAGCCGGTATGGCCAATAATGCGGATCTATTTCAGGCACAAATTGATTTGAATACATTAAACCAGACTTTCCTCGACCAGCAAATGGTTGCCCAGGTCGCTAAAACTGAGCTTTTACGTATCCTAACCCTTGATCCCAAGGCTGCGGTCACCATTAAGGACACCATTATGGTGGACAACAATGTGAAACTGGAAACGATCCTGGACCGCATTACCGTAAATGCAGACGTTAAGGCGGCAGATCACCAAATCCGCATTAACGAGCTGATTGTTCGGGAAACGGCGGCATTGAGATATCCTACTGTGCGATTTAATACGGCTTTCAATTATTCAAGAAACCAAAATGCAGCCGGTTTTACATTGCTCAACCGGGCGGTTGGCCCTAATGCAGGCATTTCGCTGGCGGTCCCGATTTACAATGGTTCGGCATTCAAAAGGCAGCACCAAGTAGCAGAGATCAACACAGAAAGCGCTAAGTTACAGCGGAGTTCGATTGTGAGAGATTATAATGCGGGCGCCGTAAAAATGTTCCAAACCTATTTGAGCTCGCTGCAACAGCTCGAAACGCAAAAACTGAACTACAGCCTGAGCAAGCAATTATTGGATCTTACTTTGCAGCGCTTTGAACTCATCCAGGCCACGATCATTGATGTGCGGGAAGCGCAACGCAGCTTTGAAGATGCCGGTTACCGCATGATCAACCTGAATTATGCAGCGAAGGCGGCGGAAATTGAGCTTAAAAGACTCAGCAATACATTGCAATAA
- a CDS encoding hotdog fold thioesterase, with the protein MFTRSITLDALHSFSENTISNHLGIEFTEIGTDHITARMPVDKRTHQPFGILHGGASVVLAETLGSIASFLCLPDPEKQHAVGLEINANHIRPAKQGFVYGTVRPIHLGRTTHIWDIKITNEENKLVCISRLTVAIVNADR; encoded by the coding sequence ATGTTCACCAGATCCATTACGCTTGATGCCCTTCATTCTTTCAGTGAGAATACCATCTCGAACCACCTCGGAATAGAATTTACCGAAATCGGGACGGACCACATAACTGCAAGAATGCCAGTGGACAAGCGGACGCATCAACCGTTTGGCATCCTTCATGGTGGCGCATCGGTTGTGTTGGCGGAGACGTTAGGCAGCATTGCATCATTCCTTTGCCTGCCTGATCCGGAAAAGCAACATGCTGTAGGTTTAGAAATCAACGCGAACCATATCCGCCCGGCAAAGCAGGGATTTGTGTACGGGACAGTGAGGCCCATTCATCTGGGAAGGACTACGCATATCTGGGATATTAAAATTACTAATGAAGAAAACAAACTGGTGTGTATAAGCAGGTTGACGGTTGCTATTGTGAATGCAGACCGCTGA